From Granulicella sp. WH15, the proteins below share one genomic window:
- the zwf gene encoding glucose-6-phosphate dehydrogenase: MSTTITPAGVTLGAATTNERVPEPCIVVIFGASGDLTKRKLLPALFHLEQSGLLPQDFSVVGVARRDLSATFGPDMKEGIIAGGGVEESDPKLAPFMEKVQYFATNFDDDEGFEKLKSYLAELDEKFQTKGNRLFYLAVAPEFFADIIARLGKHGMAHPAEGSNSWVRVIIEKPFGTDLESARKLNDDVNAVLSEDQIFRIDHYLGKETVQNILVFRFGNGIFEPVWNRNFIDHVEITAAESIGIEGRGPFYEKAGALRDVLQNHVMEVLSFVAMEPPDSFEAEAVRTEKLKVWRAIEGIPVEKTSRGQYGPGTVGGKEVAGYRQEERVNPESQTETFAAVSLEIENWRWAGVPFYIRAGKRLAKRVTEVTIVFKQPPLHLFKGNGSNGNVEPNILSMRIQPDEGIALRFGAKVPGPTTNVAQVNMDFSYSDSFGKSTANGYERLLLDAMLGDATLFAHRDGVEATWALFTPILEAWAQQKMDFPNYDAGSWGPQESCDLLEKEGRAWGKL, from the coding sequence ATGTCCACGACCATCACACCCGCAGGCGTCACGCTCGGCGCCGCTACCACCAACGAGCGGGTGCCCGAACCCTGCATCGTCGTCATCTTCGGAGCCTCCGGCGACCTGACCAAGCGCAAGCTGCTTCCGGCGCTCTTCCACCTCGAGCAGTCCGGCCTTCTGCCGCAGGACTTCTCCGTCGTCGGCGTCGCCCGCCGCGACCTCTCCGCGACCTTCGGGCCGGATATGAAGGAGGGCATCATCGCAGGCGGCGGCGTCGAAGAGTCCGACCCCAAGCTCGCGCCCTTCATGGAAAAGGTCCAGTACTTCGCCACCAACTTCGACGACGACGAGGGCTTCGAGAAGCTCAAGTCCTACCTCGCCGAGCTGGACGAGAAGTTCCAGACCAAGGGAAACCGGCTCTTCTACCTCGCGGTCGCGCCTGAGTTCTTCGCCGACATCATCGCCCGCCTGGGCAAGCACGGCATGGCCCACCCGGCCGAGGGATCGAATAGCTGGGTCCGCGTCATCATCGAGAAGCCCTTCGGCACCGATCTCGAGTCGGCCCGCAAGCTGAACGACGACGTGAACGCTGTCCTCAGCGAGGACCAGATCTTCCGCATCGACCACTACCTGGGCAAGGAGACGGTGCAGAACATCCTCGTCTTCCGCTTCGGCAACGGCATCTTCGAGCCGGTGTGGAACCGCAACTTCATCGACCACGTCGAGATCACGGCAGCCGAGTCCATCGGCATCGAGGGCCGCGGGCCGTTCTACGAGAAGGCCGGTGCCCTGCGCGACGTGCTCCAGAACCACGTCATGGAAGTCCTTTCGTTTGTTGCGATGGAGCCACCGGATTCGTTCGAGGCCGAGGCCGTCCGGACCGAGAAGCTCAAGGTCTGGCGCGCCATCGAGGGCATCCCGGTCGAGAAGACGTCGCGCGGCCAGTACGGCCCGGGCACGGTCGGCGGCAAGGAGGTCGCGGGCTACCGTCAGGAAGAGCGCGTCAATCCCGAGTCGCAGACCGAGACCTTCGCCGCTGTCAGCCTCGAGATCGAGAACTGGCGCTGGGCTGGCGTCCCCTTCTACATCCGGGCGGGCAAGCGTCTGGCCAAGCGCGTCACCGAGGTCACGATCGTCTTCAAGCAGCCGCCGCTGCACCTCTTCAAGGGCAACGGCAGCAACGGCAACGTGGAGCCGAACATCCTCTCCATGCGCATCCAGCCGGACGAGGGCATCGCTCTTCGCTTCGGAGCCAAGGTGCCCGGCCCGACCACCAACGTCGCGCAGGTCAACATGGACTTCAGCTACTCCGACTCCTTCGGCAAGTCCACGGCCAACGGCTATGAGCGCCTGCTACTGGACGCGATGCTCGGCGATGCGACGCTGTTCGCGCACCGCGACGGCGTCGAGGCCACCTGGGCTCTATTCACGCCGATTCTCGAGGCGTGGGCGCAGCAGAAGATGGACTTCCCCAACTACGATGCCGGTTCGTGGGGCCCGCAGGAGTCCTGCGACCTGCTCGAAAAAGAGGGCCGTGCCTGGGGCAAGCTCTAG
- the pgl gene encoding 6-phosphogluconolactonase produces the protein MPRPATASLQVSATPAEVALAAAELFTESIVSAVAARGQARVAISGGSTPKAMFALLADPQHSFLARVPWASLQLFWVDERCVPPTADDSNFRMTNEAMLSKVPLPPANVHRMEGELDPAVAAARYESAIRNAFKLEGAETPTFDLILLGMGDDGHTASLFPHTEALDNMIDIVIANHVPQKDTWRITLTWPVINQGRTVAFLIEGKGKDEVLQRVLQGPYDPETLPSQLIRPSSKQLTFLLDSEAAKLLPGGGAPGTTTLELA, from the coding sequence ATGCCTCGCCCCGCCACCGCCTCCCTCCAAGTCTCCGCCACCCCGGCGGAGGTCGCCCTGGCCGCCGCCGAGCTTTTCACCGAATCCATCGTCTCCGCCGTCGCCGCACGCGGACAGGCCCGCGTCGCCATCTCCGGCGGCTCCACCCCCAAGGCCATGTTCGCGCTGCTCGCCGACCCGCAGCATTCGTTCCTCGCCCGAGTCCCCTGGGCCAGCCTCCAGCTCTTCTGGGTCGATGAGCGCTGTGTCCCCCCGACCGCCGACGACTCCAACTTTCGCATGACCAACGAGGCCATGCTGAGCAAGGTGCCGCTGCCGCCCGCCAACGTGCACCGCATGGAGGGCGAGCTTGACCCCGCCGTCGCCGCCGCCCGTTACGAGTCCGCGATCCGTAACGCCTTCAAGCTCGAGGGCGCGGAGACCCCGACCTTCGACCTGATCCTGCTCGGCATGGGCGACGACGGCCACACGGCCTCGCTCTTCCCCCACACCGAAGCCCTCGACAACATGATCGACATCGTCATAGCCAACCACGTCCCGCAGAAGGATACCTGGCGCATCACGCTCACCTGGCCGGTCATCAACCAGGGGCGCACCGTCGCCTTCCTCATCGAAGGCAAGGGCAAGGACGAGGTATTGCAGCGGGTATTGCAGGGGCCGTACGACCCCGAGACTCTGCCCTCGCAGCTCATCCGCCCGTCCAGCAAGCAGCTCACGTTCCTGCTCGACAGCGAAGCCGCCAAGCTGCTCCCCGGCGGCGGCGCTCCGGGCACCACGACACTCGAACTCGCATAG
- a CDS encoding oxidoreductase, whose translation MSESTTQRVWFITGASTGFGRELAVQLLQAGEKVAATARKPEQVADLADKYPDLALAVALDVTDQSSVDAAVEKTLARFGRVDVLVNNAGYGLAGAIEEATEAEFKPVFETNVFGLIRVTKAFLPQFRKQRSGNIVNLSSIGGLIGTAGWGYYNASKFAVNGLSEALAAELLPLGIHVTIVEPGPFRTDFLGRSGVEAEQLIADYDQTAGKTRQYMIDQSGKQPGDPVKAVEAIIAAVKAPEPPRHLVLGSLAFNRMTARLDLWKQDLAAWQATSVGADFDEDSTK comes from the coding sequence ATGAGTGAATCGACGACACAACGCGTTTGGTTTATCACCGGAGCCTCGACCGGCTTCGGTCGTGAGCTTGCAGTACAGCTTCTTCAGGCGGGCGAAAAGGTCGCCGCCACCGCCCGCAAGCCGGAGCAGGTAGCTGATCTGGCGGACAAGTATCCCGATCTGGCGCTGGCCGTTGCCCTCGACGTAACCGACCAGTCCTCTGTGGATGCCGCGGTCGAGAAGACGCTGGCCCGCTTTGGCCGCGTGGACGTGCTGGTGAACAACGCGGGCTACGGCCTTGCGGGAGCCATCGAAGAGGCCACCGAGGCGGAGTTCAAGCCGGTCTTCGAGACCAACGTCTTCGGCCTCATCCGCGTCACGAAGGCCTTCCTGCCGCAGTTCCGCAAGCAGCGCTCGGGTAACATCGTCAACCTCTCCTCCATCGGCGGCCTCATCGGGACGGCGGGCTGGGGATACTACAACGCCAGCAAGTTCGCGGTGAACGGCCTCTCCGAAGCCCTGGCCGCGGAGCTTCTGCCGCTTGGCATCCACGTCACTATCGTTGAGCCGGGTCCGTTCCGCACCGACTTCCTCGGCCGCTCGGGCGTCGAGGCCGAGCAGCTTATCGCCGACTACGACCAGACCGCAGGCAAGACGCGCCAGTACATGATCGACCAGTCCGGCAAGCAGCCCGGCGACCCGGTGAAGGCCGTCGAGGCGATCATCGCCGCCGTCAAGGCTCCTGAGCCGCCCCGTCACCTGGTGCTGGGATCGCTTGCCTTCAACCGCATGACCGCCCGTCTGGATCTGTGGAAGCAGGATCTCGCGGCCTGGCAAGCCACCTCGGTGGGCGCGGACTTCGACGAGGATTCAACTAAGTAA
- the rpiB gene encoding ribose 5-phosphate isomerase B gives MIIAIAADHAGFPLKEEVREYVKKLGHEVHDLGAFNTESSDYSDFAVLVGKELMSGKAERGILICGSGVGVCIAANKMPGVRASMCHDTYSSHQGVEHDEMNVLVLGARIIGPALAFECVEAYLKAQFIASEPRFVRRLNKVKAIEAQYMPDARGTTYGS, from the coding sequence ATGATTATTGCCATCGCAGCCGATCACGCCGGTTTTCCGCTGAAAGAAGAAGTGCGCGAGTACGTGAAGAAGCTCGGCCATGAGGTGCACGACCTGGGCGCCTTCAACACGGAATCGTCGGACTACTCGGACTTCGCGGTCCTCGTCGGCAAGGAGCTGATGTCGGGCAAGGCCGAGCGCGGCATCCTGATCTGCGGTTCGGGCGTGGGCGTCTGCATCGCGGCCAACAAGATGCCGGGCGTGCGCGCCAGCATGTGCCACGACACCTACTCGTCCCACCAGGGCGTGGAGCACGACGAGATGAACGTGCTGGTTCTGGGCGCGCGCATCATCGGTCCGGCGCTGGCGTTCGAGTGCGTCGAAGCTTACCTGAAGGCGCAGTTCATCGCGTCGGAGCCGCGCTTCGTGCGCCGGTTGAACAAGGTGAAAGCGATCGAAGCGCAGTACATGCCGGATGCCCGGGGAACCACGTACGGCTCCTAA
- a CDS encoding methyltransferase domain-containing protein, whose product MRFDAIRVLTLFDFSERANLDDFPEKMDQPCSYEQMRDCLHDIARVNRLTLAYQPTLHWLGLVCEAQPVPRPLRILDVGCGYGDALRRIHHWAAARNLPVELTGIDLNPDAIRAAREATPATTGITFLAGNVYDWHPPEGVDIVLSSLLTHHLRDAEIVDFLAWMEATARVGWFINDLHREPMPYRLFRTLVRFTPWHPFVKHDGPVSILRSFRPEDWHRLCSAAAIPPQDYELRSHRPARLCVSRIRPAALVAEPLPAEVYDPVSLEG is encoded by the coding sequence TTGAGATTCGATGCGATAAGGGTTCTAACTCTGTTTGACTTCTCCGAACGCGCAAATCTCGACGACTTCCCCGAGAAGATGGACCAGCCCTGCTCGTACGAGCAGATGCGCGATTGCCTGCACGACATCGCTCGGGTAAACCGGCTGACCCTGGCCTACCAGCCCACTCTGCACTGGCTGGGACTCGTCTGCGAAGCGCAGCCCGTGCCCAGACCCCTGCGGATCCTCGACGTGGGCTGCGGCTACGGCGACGCGCTGCGGCGCATCCACCACTGGGCCGCCGCCCGCAACCTGCCGGTAGAGCTGACCGGCATCGACCTGAACCCCGACGCCATCCGGGCCGCTCGCGAGGCCACGCCTGCCACAACCGGCATCACCTTCCTCGCGGGCAACGTCTACGACTGGCACCCACCCGAAGGCGTCGATATCGTCCTCAGCTCGCTCCTGACGCATCATCTGCGCGACGCCGAGATCGTCGACTTCCTGGCCTGGATGGAGGCGACCGCCCGCGTGGGTTGGTTCATCAACGACCTGCATCGCGAGCCGATGCCCTACCGCCTCTTCCGCACGCTGGTGCGCTTCACCCCCTGGCATCCCTTCGTCAAGCACGACGGCCCGGTCTCGATCCTGCGCAGCTTCCGCCCGGAGGACTGGCACCGCCTCTGCTCCGCCGCGGCGATCCCTCCCCAGGATTACGAGCTGCGCAGCCATCGCCCGGCGCGCCTGTGCGTCTCCCGCATCCGGCCCGCGGCGCTGGTCGCCGAGCCGCTCCCGGCAGAGGTTTACGATCCCGTATCCTTAGAGGGATAA
- a CDS encoding M1 family metallopeptidase, protein MTLRNTLLTLALAAAAPLTAQRLPANVHPEHYRLQLAPSIAQASFAGSETIDVTLADPSATVTLNALELKISKVEASTAAGTQTGTISYDPAKEQATFTFPQPLPAGHASLAVEFSGTLNDKLRGFYLSKTKARNYAVTQFESTDARRAFPSFDEPALKATFDVSLTIDAADTAISNGPIVSDQPGPAPGKHTLVFATTPKMSTYLVAFLVGDFACSKGKSDGVPIRVCATPDKLPLTKFAVSAAEHFLHYYDTYFGIKYPMAKLDLIGIPDFEAGAMENFGAITYRETDLLVDEKNAGINSRKRVASVVAHEMAHQWFGDMVTMQWWDNLWLNEGFATWMADKASGEWKPEWNFPEDTADTLDQTLNYDAGKTTRTIRATADTPAEIEEMFDGIAYGKAGAVLGMVENYLGAETFRQGVHNYLAAHLYANATAEDFWSAQTANSHQPVDRIMSSFVTQPGVPLLRFRDIQSAGVPVTQSRFFLSGMSPTSDSIVGWTIPVCVKTSGAPSCKILTPDAATLPIDPAPFFYANAADKGYFRTAYTPAQMKAILPHVESSLSPSERLGLLGDRWALTTAGEVPVGDYLDLALSVKSDPRASVLDSTLRAIDTIRLRLASPAERAQFDAILRARYAPVYAALATPGKHSTYDQQEIRSNLFGLLGAVGDPATLAEARRISDEVFAGHQPKSGPDADVTDAAILISAEHGEAALYDRIQAVSQKATDPELQVEALRTLTRFHDPALVTRTLDYTVSGAVRSQDSWQLIGIELRQPETRDRAWEWLQQNWDKVKAQLTVASGARVVTATGAFCTVEQRDQVTSFFATHKVDATERTLAKAIDSINDCIRFRAAQEPNLSLWLAAQPQ, encoded by the coding sequence ATGACCCTTCGCAACACGCTCCTGACCCTGGCGCTCGCCGCCGCCGCTCCCCTCACCGCCCAGCGCCTGCCCGCAAACGTCCACCCCGAGCACTACCGGCTCCAGCTCGCGCCTTCCATCGCGCAGGCCAGCTTCGCGGGTTCGGAGACGATCGACGTTACCCTCGCCGACCCCTCGGCCACCGTCACGCTCAACGCGCTGGAGCTGAAGATCAGCAAGGTCGAGGCGTCTACCGCCGCAGGCACTCAGACCGGCACCATCAGCTACGACCCCGCCAAAGAGCAGGCGACCTTCACCTTCCCCCAGCCCCTGCCCGCCGGTCACGCCTCCCTCGCCGTCGAGTTCTCCGGCACCCTGAACGACAAGCTGCGCGGCTTCTATCTCTCGAAGACCAAGGCCCGCAACTACGCCGTCACCCAGTTCGAGTCTACTGACGCCCGCCGCGCCTTCCCCAGCTTCGACGAGCCTGCCCTGAAGGCCACCTTCGACGTCAGCCTGACCATCGACGCCGCCGACACCGCCATCTCGAACGGCCCCATCGTCTCCGACCAGCCCGGCCCCGCGCCCGGCAAGCACACCCTGGTCTTCGCCACGACGCCGAAGATGTCCACCTACCTGGTCGCCTTCCTGGTAGGCGACTTCGCCTGCTCCAAGGGCAAGTCCGACGGCGTGCCCATCCGCGTCTGCGCCACGCCCGACAAGCTCCCGCTCACCAAGTTCGCGGTCTCCGCCGCCGAGCACTTCCTCCACTATTACGACACCTACTTCGGCATCAAGTACCCCATGGCCAAGCTCGACCTCATCGGCATCCCCGACTTCGAGGCTGGCGCGATGGAGAACTTCGGCGCCATCACCTACCGCGAGACCGACCTGCTGGTCGACGAGAAGAACGCCGGCATCAACAGCCGCAAGCGCGTCGCCTCCGTGGTCGCGCACGAGATGGCCCACCAGTGGTTCGGCGACATGGTGACCATGCAGTGGTGGGACAACCTATGGCTCAACGAGGGCTTCGCCACCTGGATGGCCGACAAGGCCAGCGGTGAGTGGAAGCCCGAGTGGAACTTCCCCGAGGACACTGCCGACACGCTCGACCAGACCCTGAACTACGACGCGGGCAAGACCACCCGCACCATCCGCGCCACGGCCGACACCCCGGCGGAGATCGAGGAGATGTTCGACGGCATCGCCTACGGCAAGGCGGGCGCGGTGCTGGGCATGGTGGAGAACTACCTGGGCGCGGAGACCTTCCGCCAGGGCGTCCACAACTACCTGGCGGCGCACCTCTACGCCAACGCCACGGCCGAGGACTTCTGGAGCGCCCAGACCGCCAACTCGCACCAGCCCGTCGACCGCATCATGTCGAGCTTCGTCACCCAGCCCGGCGTCCCCCTGCTGCGCTTCCGCGATATCCAGTCAGCGGGCGTCCCGGTCACGCAAAGCCGCTTCTTCCTCTCGGGGATGTCGCCCACTTCGGATTCCATCGTTGGCTGGACGATCCCGGTCTGCGTCAAGACCTCCGGCGCTCCGTCCTGCAAGATCCTGACGCCCGACGCGGCCACTCTGCCGATCGACCCCGCGCCGTTCTTCTACGCCAACGCGGCAGACAAGGGCTACTTCCGCACGGCCTATACCCCGGCGCAAATGAAGGCCATCCTGCCCCACGTCGAGTCGTCGCTCAGCCCGTCTGAGCGGCTTGGCCTGCTGGGCGACCGCTGGGCGCTCACCACGGCGGGCGAGGTCCCCGTGGGCGATTACCTCGACCTCGCTCTCTCGGTGAAGAGCGACCCCAGGGCCTCGGTGCTCGACAGCACGCTCCGCGCCATCGACACGATCCGCCTGCGGCTGGCCAGCCCCGCCGAGAGAGCGCAGTTCGATGCGATCCTCCGCGCCCGCTACGCCCCGGTCTACGCCGCGCTCGCAACTCCCGGCAAGCATTCCACCTACGACCAGCAGGAGATCCGCAGCAACCTCTTCGGCCTTCTGGGCGCGGTCGGCGACCCGGCCACCCTGGCCGAGGCCCGTCGTATCTCCGACGAGGTCTTCGCCGGACACCAGCCCAAGTCCGGCCCTGATGCCGATGTCACCGACGCGGCGATCCTGATCTCTGCCGAGCACGGTGAAGCCGCCCTTTACGACCGCATCCAGGCCGTCAGCCAGAAGGCCACCGACCCCGAGCTTCAGGTCGAGGCCCTGCGCACGCTGACCCGCTTCCACGACCCCGCGCTGGTCACCCGCACGCTGGACTACACGGTCTCGGGCGCGGTCCGCAGCCAGGATTCGTGGCAACTAATCGGCATCGAGCTGCGCCAGCCCGAGACCCGCGACCGCGCCTGGGAGTGGCTCCAGCAGAACTGGGATAAGGTGAAGGCGCAGCTCACCGTAGCCAGCGGTGCCCGCGTCGTGACGGCCACGGGCGCTTTCTGCACGGTCGAGCAGCGCGATCAGGTGACGAGCTTCTTCGCTACCCACAAGGTCGACGCCACCGAGCGCACCTTGGCCAAGGCCATCGACAGCATCAACGACTGCATCCGCTTCCGTGCCGCGCAGGAGCCAAACCTGAGCCTCTGGCTAGCCGCCCAGCCGCAATAA
- a CDS encoding HAD family phosphatase: MSTLLNGTLRIKTLFWDIGGVLLTNGWDRDQRSRVLGRLGVDLSRYEELHAEANYYWERGLSTAKEFFRKTVFEQNPELDLSYSVLWPQVCAESKVLHPDTLDLVAELRAAGSYRMATLNNESRELNEYRLDAFKLRPLFDYFICSGYVHEMKPLPDIYRSAIDISGYPANTSLFIDDKPENCDAARSLGMHAIRFESPAQLRAALGSYGINS; encoded by the coding sequence ATGAGCACCCTTCTGAACGGCACACTGCGGATCAAGACCCTTTTCTGGGATATCGGCGGCGTGCTGTTGACCAATGGCTGGGACCGGGACCAGCGGAGCCGGGTACTGGGGCGTCTGGGCGTGGATCTCTCGCGTTACGAGGAACTGCACGCCGAGGCCAACTACTACTGGGAGCGCGGTCTCTCGACGGCCAAGGAGTTCTTTCGCAAGACCGTCTTCGAGCAGAATCCTGAGCTGGACCTGTCCTACAGTGTGCTCTGGCCGCAGGTCTGCGCGGAGAGCAAGGTGCTGCACCCCGATACGCTCGACCTGGTGGCCGAGCTGCGAGCGGCGGGCAGCTATCGTATGGCGACCCTGAATAACGAGTCGCGTGAACTCAACGAGTATCGGCTGGACGCGTTCAAGCTGCGGCCACTGTTCGACTACTTCATCTGCTCGGGCTACGTGCACGAGATGAAGCCGCTGCCGGATATCTACCGCTCGGCGATCGACATCTCCGGCTATCCCGCCAACACCTCACTTTTCATCGACGACAAACCGGAGAACTGCGATGCCGCCAGGTCCTTGGGCATGCACGCCATCCGGTTTGAGTCTCCTGCGCAGCTCCGCGCCGCGCTCGGCAGTTACGGAATCAACAGCTAG
- a CDS encoding DUF1772 domain-containing protein, with the protein MTLLLDVFTILSIGLMTGNEFAVSAFVNPAIWKLDDRAQVSLLARSLGRAMPFWYALNAILLGVEAWLRSHTPGHLLLLSAELLWVATIVFTILLLVPINNRLGADSEPDSDPGWRSAHKRWDILHRIRIAALTVAVICFLYGILQTA; encoded by the coding sequence ATGACACTCTTGCTGGATGTCTTCACCATTCTCTCCATCGGGCTGATGACCGGCAACGAGTTTGCCGTTTCCGCGTTCGTTAACCCGGCTATCTGGAAGCTGGATGACCGCGCCCAGGTGTCGTTGCTGGCCCGTTCGCTCGGCAGGGCGATGCCGTTCTGGTACGCCTTGAACGCCATTCTGCTGGGCGTCGAGGCCTGGCTTCGGAGCCATACCCCTGGCCATCTTCTGCTCCTCAGCGCGGAGCTGCTCTGGGTTGCGACCATCGTCTTCACGATCCTGTTGCTGGTTCCGATCAACAACCGGCTCGGCGCGGACAGCGAGCCAGACAGCGACCCAGGCTGGCGCTCCGCACACAAACGATGGGATATCCTCCACCGCATCCGGATCGCAGCGCTCACGGTCGCGGTGATCTGCTTCCTCTACGGGATACTGCAAACCGCGTGA
- the glk gene encoding glucokinase: protein MILAGDVGGTKVHLALYNFEAGRLRQTRDHKFPAHEFSSLDDVVKKFLASDGDRPAENKDEIVAACFGCPGPVRDGHLKLTNLPWTLDARDLEASLGIKHIFLINDLEANGYGIPELAPESIFTLHEADVAAVGHRGLVSAGTGLGEALLIWDGKTHRPIPSEGGHCDFAARNDREIALLNYLRQTLKGRVSFERVVSGLGIKNIYAYLRDVEKLDEPQWLKTRLAHEDPNAVIGSCAEDGSSSICFETMKIFAGAYGAEAGNVALKVLAMGGIYLGGGIAPKTLKTLQNGAFVQAFLDKGRLSPLLQSIPVRVILDETCALLGAAAYAELQAAELSGHSERAASVQPS, encoded by the coding sequence ATGATTCTCGCAGGCGACGTCGGCGGTACCAAGGTACATCTCGCGCTGTACAACTTCGAGGCCGGGCGGCTCCGGCAGACCCGCGACCACAAGTTTCCGGCCCACGAGTTCTCCAGTCTCGACGACGTGGTGAAGAAGTTCCTTGCGTCCGACGGCGACCGCCCTGCGGAGAACAAGGACGAGATTGTGGCGGCCTGCTTCGGCTGCCCCGGCCCCGTGCGCGACGGCCACCTGAAGCTGACGAACCTGCCCTGGACGCTGGACGCCCGCGACCTCGAAGCCTCGCTTGGCATCAAGCACATCTTCCTTATCAATGACTTAGAGGCCAACGGCTACGGCATCCCGGAGCTGGCCCCGGAGAGCATCTTCACGCTGCACGAGGCAGATGTGGCCGCCGTCGGCCATCGCGGCCTGGTCTCGGCGGGCACCGGGCTAGGCGAGGCGCTGCTCATCTGGGACGGCAAGACGCACCGCCCCATCCCCTCCGAGGGCGGCCACTGCGACTTCGCCGCCCGCAACGACCGCGAGATCGCCCTCCTCAACTACCTGCGCCAGACCCTCAAGGGCCGCGTCTCCTTCGAGCGCGTGGTCTCGGGCCTCGGCATCAAGAACATCTACGCCTACCTGCGCGACGTGGAGAAGCTGGACGAGCCGCAGTGGCTGAAGACCCGGCTGGCCCACGAGGACCCCAACGCGGTCATCGGAAGCTGCGCCGAGGACGGCTCCAGCTCCATCTGCTTTGAGACGATGAAGATCTTCGCGGGCGCGTACGGGGCGGAGGCGGGCAACGTCGCGCTGAAGGTGCTGGCGATGGGCGGCATCTACCTGGGCGGCGGCATCGCGCCCAAGACGCTGAAGACCTTGCAGAACGGAGCCTTCGTGCAGGCATTCCTCGACAAGGGCCGTCTCTCGCCGCTGCTCCAGTCGATCCCCGTCCGCGTCATCCTCGACGAGACCTGCGCCTTGCTGGGAGCCGCAGCCTACGCGGAGCTACAGGCAGCAGAGCTATCCGGCCACTCCGAACGGGCCGCGTCCGTGCAGCCGAGCTAG
- the gnd gene encoding phosphogluconate dehydrogenase (NAD(+)-dependent, decarboxylating) produces MELGIIGLGKMGFNMAERLRLAGHKVVGFDFNAEAVAKLTAAGSVGVSSLEDLVKNLSAPRAVWIMVPAGDPVDETIAKLEPLMEKGDTFIDGGNSNYKDSQRRHAAAAKVGFEFVDAGTSGGIWGLKEGYSLMIGGDKAPVERLTPIFEALAPSPTEGWGHVGPSGAGHFVKMVHNGIEYGLMEAYAEGFSILKAKETLGLDLEQIANIWQDGSVVRSWLLDLTADALKKNPTLEGMEAYVPDSGEGRWTVFEAIDLDVSAPVITESLIRRLRSREANNFTDRMISIMRNEFGGHAIKKS; encoded by the coding sequence ATGGAACTTGGAATCATCGGTCTCGGCAAGATGGGCTTCAACATGGCGGAGCGTCTCCGTCTCGCGGGCCACAAAGTGGTCGGTTTTGACTTCAACGCGGAGGCCGTGGCGAAGCTGACGGCAGCGGGCTCGGTGGGCGTCAGCTCGCTCGAGGATCTGGTCAAGAACCTCTCGGCTCCCCGCGCGGTCTGGATCATGGTCCCGGCCGGCGACCCGGTCGACGAGACCATCGCCAAGCTGGAGCCCCTGATGGAAAAGGGCGACACCTTCATCGACGGCGGCAACTCAAACTACAAGGACTCGCAGCGGCGTCACGCGGCGGCGGCCAAGGTGGGCTTCGAGTTCGTCGACGCCGGTACGTCCGGCGGCATCTGGGGACTGAAGGAAGGCTACTCGCTGATGATCGGCGGCGATAAGGCTCCGGTCGAGCGGCTCACGCCGATCTTCGAGGCGCTTGCGCCTTCGCCCACCGAGGGCTGGGGCCACGTCGGCCCGTCCGGCGCGGGTCACTTCGTCAAGATGGTCCACAACGGCATCGAGTACGGCCTGATGGAGGCGTACGCCGAGGGCTTCTCGATCCTGAAGGCCAAGGAGACGCTGGGCCTCGACCTCGAGCAGATCGCCAACATCTGGCAGGATGGCTCGGTGGTCCGCTCGTGGCTGCTCGACCTGACCGCCGACGCGCTCAAGAAGAACCCGACGCTCGAGGGCATGGAAGCCTACGTGCCCGACTCCGGCGAGGGCCGCTGGACGGTCTTCGAGGCCATCGACCTCGACGTCTCGGCTCCGGTCATCACCGAGTCGCTCATCCGCCGCCTGCGTTCGCGCGAGGCCAACAACTTCACCGACCGCATGATCTCGATCATGCGCAACGAGTTCGGCGGACACGCGATCAAGAAGAGCTAG